In Horticoccus luteus, the following proteins share a genomic window:
- a CDS encoding SDR family NAD(P)-dependent oxidoreductase: protein MRSLAQQVVIITGASSGIGEATARRLARAGACLVLTARRRDRLEVLARELDPSGERVLAVAGDITLSADRARIVESACAKFGRIDALVNNAGYGTRGPVELVPLELLRRNFETNVFSLVALTQLVLPAMRERGDGCIVNIGSVAGRIARPLSSVYDATKHALEALTDGLRGELRPFGVRATLIRPGFIATEFIAAADAASDAVTSHAGPYAPYFRGVRAGVQRLRRIAGQPDDIARLVEKALTARWPRARYNGPFHARVFLALKWLLPTAVLERITALRA, encoded by the coding sequence ATGCGCTCGCTTGCCCAACAGGTTGTCATCATCACGGGCGCTTCGTCCGGTATCGGCGAAGCCACGGCGCGGCGGCTCGCCCGCGCGGGCGCCTGCCTCGTGCTCACCGCGCGACGTCGCGACCGCCTCGAAGTTCTCGCGCGCGAACTCGATCCTTCCGGCGAACGCGTGCTCGCCGTGGCCGGCGACATCACGCTCTCGGCCGACCGCGCGCGCATCGTCGAATCGGCCTGCGCCAAATTCGGTCGCATCGACGCCCTCGTAAACAACGCCGGCTACGGCACGCGCGGTCCGGTGGAACTCGTGCCCCTCGAACTCCTGCGCCGCAATTTCGAGACCAACGTCTTCTCGCTCGTGGCGCTCACGCAACTCGTCCTGCCCGCCATGCGCGAGCGCGGCGATGGCTGCATCGTCAACATCGGCTCCGTCGCCGGTCGCATCGCCCGCCCGCTCTCCAGCGTTTACGATGCCACGAAGCACGCCTTGGAAGCGTTGACCGACGGATTGCGTGGTGAACTCCGCCCCTTTGGCGTCCGCGCGACGCTCATCCGCCCGGGCTTCATTGCCACAGAATTCATCGCCGCGGCCGATGCGGCGTCCGACGCGGTCACGTCGCATGCCGGCCCTTACGCGCCGTATTTTCGCGGCGTGCGCGCCGGAGTCCAACGCCTGCGGCGCATCGCCGGCCAGCCGGACGATATTGCGCGGCTCGTCGAAAAGGCCCTCACCGCGCGCTGGCCGCGCGCCCGCTACAACGGCCCGTTTCACGCCCGCGTTTTTCTCGCGTTGAAATGGCTGCTGCCGACCGCAGTGCTCGAACGCATCACGGCGCTGCGCGCGTGA
- a CDS encoding phosphoribosylaminoimidazolesuccinocarboxamide synthase: MTYAEIAAALPTTARTSIDGLAFPHLASGKVREIFDLGDALLLVATDRLSAFDVILPDGIPGKGAILTQMSLWWFAQTAGVIQNHLLPDQPGEFSRRGIHDRDLQLRSMIVRKLKPLAIECVARGYLIGSGWSSYQKTGQVCGIPLPPGLRQADRLPEPIFTPTTKAPKGQHDEPINDAQGTAIVGAALYEKVKATSLALYRLGHERAHAAGMILADTKFEFGTDAAGRLFLIDEVLTPDSSRYWPADHYAPDQSPPSYDKQFVRDHLLALKWDQKPPAPRLPADVIARTQEKYLAALRNLIGR, translated from the coding sequence ATGACTTACGCCGAGATCGCCGCCGCCCTGCCCACCACCGCCCGCACCTCGATCGACGGGCTCGCGTTTCCCCATCTCGCCTCCGGCAAGGTGCGGGAAATCTTCGATCTCGGCGATGCGTTGCTCCTCGTCGCCACCGACCGGCTCTCCGCGTTCGATGTCATCCTGCCGGACGGTATTCCCGGCAAGGGCGCCATTCTCACGCAGATGAGCCTGTGGTGGTTCGCGCAAACGGCCGGCGTGATTCAAAACCACTTGCTGCCCGATCAGCCCGGCGAGTTTTCCCGCCGCGGGATCCACGATCGCGATCTCCAGTTGCGCAGCATGATCGTGCGCAAACTCAAGCCGCTCGCGATCGAATGCGTGGCCCGCGGCTACCTCATCGGCAGCGGCTGGAGTTCGTATCAAAAAACCGGCCAAGTCTGCGGCATTCCGCTTCCGCCCGGCCTTCGCCAGGCCGACCGCCTCCCGGAACCGATTTTCACCCCCACCACCAAAGCGCCCAAAGGCCAGCACGACGAACCCATCAACGACGCCCAAGGCACCGCCATCGTCGGCGCCGCGCTCTACGAAAAGGTGAAGGCCACCAGCCTCGCCCTCTACCGCCTCGGTCACGAACGCGCGCACGCCGCCGGCATGATTCTCGCCGACACGAAATTCGAATTCGGCACCGACGCCGCGGGCCGCCTGTTCCTGATCGACGAAGTGCTGACACCTGACTCCTCGCGCTACTGGCCCGCCGATCACTACGCGCCGGATCAATCGCCGCCGAGCTACGACAAACAATTCGTGCGCGACCATCTGCTCGCGTTGAAGTGGGATCAAAAGCCGCCGGCGCCGCGCCTGCCTGCCGACGTGATCGCCCGCACCCAGGAGAAATATCTCGCCGCGCTCCGCAACCTCATCGGGCGTTGA
- a CDS encoding CinA family nicotinamide mononucleotide deamidase-related protein, with protein sequence MVSSSSANHPLKPVSQLHYELLTLGDELLLGLTPNSHLTYIGAQLGRRGVLLRRSVTITDEADAIARQFRESWAQADVIITTGGLGPTCDDRTREVLAEVLGQALVYDAAIEQAIIERFARLGKKMTANNLKQAFRFERGEVLANPNGTAPGLWVEQDGKVLCMLPGPPNELQPMLTEQVIPRLAERGLLASREAYLQLRTAGIGESMLEIRLEPILQRHQEALSVAFCAHHGHVDCRLSSPTGALSEAQLLALGRECEQLLGEDFVTFGQDSIAKVCGEALRAQEKTLAVAETSTSGLLAQAFGDLCGAGKFFAGGVICCSNDSKMQLLDVPECLMMQHGAVSAECAVALATGAAEKLGADYALAITGFGGKCGGPKENPAGMIFVALYSPHGVWSKSLNFPGPRAVVNVRAVNTALDWLRRELMRAAREQSSPQRRSGVMQ encoded by the coding sequence ATGGTTTCCTCCAGTTCGGCCAATCACCCGCTCAAGCCGGTTTCACAGCTCCATTATGAGCTGCTGACGCTGGGCGACGAGCTGTTGCTCGGGCTCACGCCGAACAGCCACCTGACCTACATCGGCGCGCAGCTCGGCCGGCGCGGCGTGTTGCTGCGGCGCAGCGTGACGATCACGGATGAGGCGGACGCCATCGCGCGGCAGTTTCGCGAAAGTTGGGCGCAAGCGGACGTGATCATCACCACCGGCGGTCTCGGCCCGACGTGCGACGATCGCACCCGCGAGGTGCTCGCGGAGGTGTTGGGGCAGGCGCTGGTTTACGATGCGGCCATCGAGCAGGCGATCATCGAGCGGTTTGCGCGCCTGGGTAAGAAAATGACGGCGAACAATCTGAAGCAGGCGTTTCGTTTCGAGCGCGGCGAAGTGCTGGCTAACCCGAACGGCACGGCGCCGGGCCTGTGGGTGGAACAGGATGGCAAGGTGTTATGCATGCTGCCGGGGCCGCCGAACGAATTGCAGCCGATGCTCACCGAGCAGGTCATTCCGCGGCTGGCGGAGCGCGGGTTGCTGGCGTCGCGCGAGGCTTATCTGCAGTTGCGCACGGCGGGGATCGGCGAATCGATGCTCGAGATACGGTTGGAGCCGATTCTGCAGCGGCATCAGGAGGCGTTGAGCGTGGCGTTTTGTGCGCACCACGGCCACGTGGACTGCCGGCTGAGTTCGCCCACTGGCGCGCTCAGCGAAGCGCAGCTTCTCGCGCTCGGTCGCGAATGCGAACAACTCCTCGGCGAAGATTTCGTCACCTTTGGCCAGGATTCGATTGCGAAGGTGTGCGGCGAAGCGTTGCGGGCGCAGGAGAAAACCCTCGCTGTCGCGGAGACTTCGACCAGCGGATTACTTGCGCAGGCCTTCGGAGACTTGTGTGGCGCGGGAAAGTTTTTTGCGGGCGGCGTGATCTGCTGTTCCAACGATTCGAAGATGCAGCTGCTCGATGTGCCCGAGTGCCTCATGATGCAGCACGGCGCGGTGAGTGCGGAATGCGCGGTCGCGTTGGCGACGGGCGCGGCGGAGAAACTGGGTGCCGACTACGCGCTCGCGATCACGGGCTTCGGCGGGAAATGTGGCGGGCCGAAGGAAAATCCGGCGGGGATGATTTTCGTGGCGCTCTATTCGCCACACGGCGTGTGGTCGAAGAGCCTGAATTTTCCCGGCCCGCGTGCAGTCGTGAATGTGCGGGCGGTGAACACTGCGCTCGATTGGTTGCGCCGTGAGCTGATGCGGGCCGCGCGGGAGCAATCCTCGCCGCAACGTCGCTCAGGCGTGATGCAGTAA
- a CDS encoding excinuclease ABC subunit UvrC — MSEAINLKEKVRQLPDRPGVYLMKDRLGRIIYVGKAKSLKKRVSSYFQPSRAFTLQQPKIRALIDLITDFETIEVKSEPEALLLEGKLIKQWRPRYNTDFTDDKRFLLVRVDLGEELPRFRLTRLKKEDRSRYFGPFAHSGLLRKTLAQMRRQFGILLGDGTPHRLPDGSWQLYDDVRQELYGFPNTVTSEQYRHRVNDACGFLEGKSREWLETLRAEMASAAEKHEFEKAAELRDVVFALERTLAKTRRFERSDPTRPSADEAAMQALGEALALPAPPRTMECFDISHISGTFVVASMVHFAHGRPDKDHYRRFQIKSFIGNDDFRAMEEVVGRRYRRLAEEQRALPDLVVIDGGRGQIGAALKAFVAIGLTPPALIGLAKKHETIIFPDERAPLNLPLSHPGLQLLQRLRDEAHRFANTYNSDLRSKKIRESVLDDFAGIGPARRAALMDHFGSIERLRAARAYEIAEVPGFGGRMAAELHAFLHRAPDPTTDVAAPPSAPLTPPTPPASDLPGEGPAPAAPPPAPPRAAPNA; from the coding sequence ATGAGCGAAGCCATCAACCTCAAGGAGAAGGTCCGGCAACTGCCCGACCGGCCCGGCGTTTACCTGATGAAGGACCGCCTCGGCCGCATCATCTACGTCGGCAAAGCGAAGAGCCTCAAGAAACGCGTCTCGTCTTATTTTCAGCCGTCGCGCGCCTTCACGCTGCAGCAACCGAAAATCCGCGCGCTCATCGACCTCATCACCGATTTCGAAACCATCGAAGTGAAGTCGGAGCCCGAAGCGCTGCTGCTCGAAGGCAAACTCATCAAGCAGTGGCGGCCGCGCTACAACACCGACTTCACCGACGATAAACGCTTCCTTCTCGTGCGCGTGGATTTGGGTGAAGAGCTGCCGCGCTTCCGCCTCACGCGGCTGAAAAAGGAGGATCGCTCCCGCTACTTCGGGCCCTTCGCGCACAGCGGCCTCCTGCGCAAAACCCTCGCGCAGATGCGCCGCCAATTCGGCATCCTGCTCGGCGACGGCACGCCGCACCGCCTGCCCGACGGCTCTTGGCAACTCTACGACGACGTGCGCCAGGAGCTCTACGGCTTCCCCAACACCGTCACCAGCGAGCAATACCGCCATCGCGTGAACGACGCGTGCGGCTTCCTCGAAGGCAAATCCCGCGAGTGGCTCGAAACGCTTCGCGCCGAGATGGCGTCCGCCGCCGAGAAACACGAATTCGAAAAGGCCGCCGAGCTCCGCGACGTCGTCTTCGCCCTCGAACGCACACTCGCGAAAACCCGCCGCTTCGAACGCAGCGACCCCACGCGCCCGTCCGCCGACGAAGCCGCCATGCAGGCGCTCGGCGAAGCCCTCGCCCTCCCCGCGCCGCCGCGCACGATGGAGTGCTTCGACATCTCGCACATCTCCGGCACGTTCGTCGTCGCGTCCATGGTGCACTTCGCGCACGGCCGCCCGGACAAAGACCATTACCGGCGTTTCCAAATCAAAAGCTTCATCGGCAACGACGATTTTCGCGCCATGGAGGAAGTCGTCGGCCGTCGCTACCGCCGCCTCGCCGAGGAGCAACGCGCGCTGCCCGATCTCGTCGTGATCGACGGCGGCCGCGGTCAGATCGGCGCCGCGTTGAAAGCGTTTGTGGCGATCGGCCTCACCCCGCCCGCCCTCATCGGCCTCGCGAAGAAACACGAGACGATCATTTTCCCCGACGAACGCGCGCCCCTCAACCTGCCGCTCTCGCACCCCGGCCTGCAATTGCTGCAACGCCTGCGCGACGAAGCCCACCGCTTCGCCAACACCTACAACTCGGATCTGCGTTCGAAAAAAATTCGCGAGAGCGTCCTCGACGACTTCGCCGGCATCGGCCCCGCGCGCCGTGCGGCATTGATGGATCACTTCGGCAGCATCGAACGCCTGCGCGCCGCCCGGGCCTACGAAATCGCCGAGGTGCCCGGATTTGGCGGACGCATGGCGGCGGAACTCCACGCGTTTCTGCACCGCGCGCCAGACCCGACAACGGACGTCGCGGCGCCGCCGAGCGCGCCGCTGACGCCACCCACACCGCCCGCCAGCGACCTCCCCGGCGAAGGTCCCGCGCCCGCCGCGCCCCCGCCCGCACCGCCCCGTGCCGCCCCGAACGCGTAG
- a CDS encoding DUF481 domain-containing protein, with protein METRSGARLIGTITKIDAGVITLKTDYAGDLSVKQSEVVGITTNAPLVVRLASGTTLEGRVTSEGGAMKIAGPDGELTTKVDKVAATWSPGGTDPQVAALQRHWTYEAAVDMTGKTGNTEQLGTQVSGRAVLKTPQDTLQFYTAYNRQVSEGVKSADQFKAGVDYANNFSGKRSWYMRDEGGFDRVKDVELYNVAAAGIGYDFVKQPKHIFTGRIGLSYRYEGYSNPLTANVSSAGLDLGIYHEYQFANSKLVNRLAFVPSFNDFSNFRLTHESYYELPILAPAGSHAWALRLGVSNDYNSKPGVDVEKLDTMYFTRLVLSWQ; from the coding sequence GTGGAAACGCGTTCGGGCGCCCGTCTGATCGGCACGATTACGAAAATCGATGCCGGCGTCATCACGCTCAAAACCGATTACGCGGGCGATCTCAGCGTGAAGCAGAGCGAAGTCGTGGGGATCACGACGAACGCTCCGTTGGTGGTGCGGCTCGCGAGCGGCACGACGCTCGAGGGACGTGTGACGAGCGAAGGCGGCGCGATGAAGATCGCGGGCCCGGACGGTGAGTTGACGACCAAGGTGGACAAGGTCGCCGCGACGTGGTCGCCGGGCGGCACGGATCCGCAAGTCGCCGCGTTGCAGCGGCACTGGACCTACGAAGCGGCGGTCGATATGACCGGCAAGACGGGCAACACCGAGCAACTCGGCACGCAAGTCAGCGGCCGCGCGGTGCTCAAGACGCCGCAGGACACGTTGCAATTCTACACGGCCTACAATCGCCAGGTCAGCGAAGGCGTGAAGTCCGCCGACCAGTTCAAGGCGGGCGTGGATTACGCGAATAATTTCTCCGGCAAACGCTCGTGGTATATGCGCGACGAGGGCGGCTTCGATCGCGTGAAGGACGTCGAGCTGTATAACGTGGCCGCAGCCGGCATCGGCTACGACTTCGTGAAACAGCCGAAGCATATCTTCACGGGCCGCATCGGTTTGTCGTATCGGTATGAAGGTTATAGCAACCCGCTGACCGCAAATGTGAGCAGCGCCGGTTTGGATCTCGGGATTTACCACGAGTATCAGTTCGCGAACTCGAAGCTGGTGAACCGCCTGGCGTTTGTGCCGAGCTTCAATGATTTCAGCAATTTCCGCCTCACGCACGAATCCTACTACGAGCTGCCGATCCTGGCGCCCGCTGGCTCGCATGCGTGGGCGCTGCGGCTTGGCGTGAGCAACGATTACAACAGCAAGCCGGGCGTTGACGTCGAAAAGTTGGACACGATGTATTTCACGCGCCTCGTGCTGAGCTGGCAGTAA
- a CDS encoding class I SAM-dependent methyltransferase — protein MQQFAHRPALIVADRWRDYQLLDCGDGLKQERWGDITLVRPDPQIIWPRHGEKPGAPWTKWDGFYHRAETGGGRWEYRRPLPDHWTVHYEPLQLTFKIHPTSFKHTGLFPEQAANWDWFSAKIRHAVAPATTAATDSCEAAGPRSVNVLNLFGYTGAASVAAAKAGASVCHVDAAEGMVKWARENAALSGLAEAPIRYIVDDCLKFVRREQRRGRRYDAIIMDPPTYGRGATGEMWKLEDHLWELLTECRALLSEQPLFFLINAYTARLSPTVVANLLAELLHDRGGQITAGEVGLPIQRDGKTLPCGIYGRWES, from the coding sequence ATGCAACAGTTCGCCCACCGCCCCGCCCTCATTGTCGCCGATCGCTGGCGCGACTACCAACTGCTCGACTGTGGCGACGGCCTGAAGCAGGAACGCTGGGGCGACATCACACTCGTGCGGCCCGATCCGCAGATCATCTGGCCCCGCCACGGCGAAAAGCCCGGCGCGCCCTGGACCAAGTGGGACGGCTTTTATCACCGCGCCGAAACCGGCGGTGGCCGCTGGGAATATCGCCGCCCGTTGCCCGACCACTGGACCGTCCACTACGAGCCGCTGCAACTCACGTTCAAGATTCACCCCACCAGCTTCAAGCACACCGGCCTCTTCCCCGAACAGGCGGCCAACTGGGATTGGTTCAGCGCCAAAATCCGCCACGCCGTCGCGCCAGCGACCACCGCCGCCACCGACTCTTGCGAGGCCGCCGGCCCGCGCTCCGTCAACGTCCTCAACCTCTTCGGCTACACCGGTGCCGCGAGCGTCGCCGCCGCGAAAGCCGGCGCCAGCGTCTGCCATGTCGACGCCGCCGAAGGCATGGTCAAGTGGGCGCGCGAAAACGCCGCGCTCAGTGGTCTCGCCGAGGCGCCCATCCGCTACATCGTCGACGACTGCCTCAAGTTCGTCCGTCGCGAGCAACGCCGCGGCCGTCGCTACGACGCCATCATCATGGACCCGCCGACCTACGGCCGCGGTGCGACAGGCGAAATGTGGAAACTCGAGGACCACCTTTGGGAATTGCTCACCGAGTGCCGCGCCCTGCTGAGCGAACAACCGCTGTTTTTCCTGATCAACGCCTACACCGCGCGCCTCTCGCCGACCGTCGTGGCAAACCTCCTCGCCGAACTCCTCCACGACCGCGGCGGCCAGATCACCGCCGGCGAAGTCGGCCTGCCAATCCAGCGCGACGGCAAGACGCTCCCCTGCGGCATCTACGGCCGCTGGGAAAGTTAG
- the rlmN gene encoding 23S rRNA (adenine(2503)-C(2))-methyltransferase RlmN, producing the protein MSAAPLNLYDLTREELRARFAGWDFSPVHAARLWSYLYVTLADSFAAMPELPAKVQVRLAAETRIGRLATALATDSSDGFTRKYLLALDDGERIETVRMQFDGRVTACVSSQVGCAMGCVFCATGQMGYTRHLTAGEIVGQAVHVARALRENSPPATSPVAGPRLRNLVLMGMGEPLHNYEAVMQALAILRDPAGLALGGERITLSTVGVVPGILRLAREKPPLHLAVSLHAATQAERAALVPVAKKWPLDVLMEACRTYSAETGRRIFYEWTLIEGQNDSAEHARAVGRLLHGMPAQVNLIPLNPTAGYAGTPGRTEAARRFQKILAEEFALPSTVRQRRGIDIAAGCGQLAVAEAG; encoded by the coding sequence GTGTCCGCCGCGCCGCTGAATCTCTACGACCTTACCCGGGAGGAGTTGCGGGCGCGGTTCGCCGGCTGGGATTTTTCGCCGGTGCATGCGGCGCGCCTGTGGAGCTATCTCTATGTCACGCTGGCGGATTCGTTCGCGGCGATGCCGGAGCTGCCGGCGAAAGTGCAGGTGCGGCTGGCGGCGGAGACGCGCATCGGCCGGCTCGCGACGGCGCTCGCGACGGATTCGAGCGACGGGTTTACGCGAAAATACCTGCTGGCGCTCGACGATGGGGAGCGCATTGAGACGGTGCGGATGCAGTTCGATGGACGCGTGACGGCGTGCGTAAGTTCGCAGGTCGGCTGCGCGATGGGCTGCGTGTTTTGCGCCACGGGGCAGATGGGGTACACGCGTCATCTCACGGCAGGCGAAATTGTGGGGCAGGCCGTGCATGTGGCGCGCGCGCTTCGCGAAAACTCACCGCCGGCGACCTCGCCCGTCGCCGGACCGCGGCTGCGCAATCTCGTCCTCATGGGGATGGGCGAACCATTGCACAACTACGAGGCGGTGATGCAGGCGCTGGCGATTTTGCGCGACCCGGCGGGTCTCGCGTTGGGCGGGGAACGGATCACGTTGAGCACGGTGGGCGTAGTGCCCGGCATCCTGCGGCTCGCGCGCGAGAAGCCGCCGTTGCACTTGGCGGTGTCGTTGCATGCGGCGACCCAAGCCGAGCGCGCGGCGCTCGTTCCGGTGGCGAAGAAGTGGCCGCTGGATGTGTTGATGGAGGCGTGCCGCACCTACAGCGCGGAGACGGGCCGCCGGATTTTTTACGAGTGGACGCTGATCGAGGGGCAGAATGATTCTGCGGAGCACGCGCGCGCGGTCGGCCGGCTGCTGCACGGGATGCCGGCGCAGGTGAACTTGATCCCGCTCAACCCAACGGCGGGTTACGCGGGCACGCCGGGCCGCACGGAGGCGGCGCGGCGGTTTCAGAAAATTCTGGCGGAGGAGTTCGCGCTACCGAGCACGGTAAGACAACGCCGCGGCATCGACATCGCCGCCGGTTGCGGGCAACTCGCGGTCGCTGAAGCGGGGTGA